One window of the Benincasa hispida cultivar B227 chromosome 3, ASM972705v1, whole genome shotgun sequence genome contains the following:
- the LOC120073435 gene encoding uncharacterized mitochondrial protein AtMg00810-like, which translates to MTRPDISFNVNKLCQFMHASTFSHFQAAKRLLRYLKGTVNHGILLTKSYVLALTCYTNADWTSYLDDRRSTSGFYLFLGSNLISWSFSKQKVVSRSSAKSEYRGLSNAAAEVL; encoded by the coding sequence ATGACCAGACCAGACATCAGCTTCAATGTCAACAAACTCTGTCAGTTTATGCATGCCTCAACCTTTTCACATTTTCAAGCAGCAAAACGTCTTCTTCGCTACCTTAAAGGCACGGTTAATCATGGTATTCTTCTGACCAAATCCTATGTTTTGGCCTTAACTTGCTACACCAATGCCGATTGGACCAGCTACCTGGATGATAGACGAAGCACAAGTGGGTTCTATCTCTTCCTAGGTTCCAACCTCATCTCATGGAGCTTCTCCAAGCAAAAAGTAGTCTCTCGTTCCAGTGCCAAATCAGAATATCGTGGCCTTTCCAATGCTGCCGCTGAGGTCCTCTAG